One genomic window of Cercospora beticola chromosome 5, complete sequence includes the following:
- a CDS encoding uncharacterized protein (antiSMASH:Cluster_4) yields the protein MSFYPADHYNNEDDSMGDWKHYTYEQMRQPGTALHDSDEKFNITDPNSMYTSIGTSSQDPYPSSQPMTLPAETCSLGLDSLQTPTQATFNNPPSALSTPHISSSWAVQQTHPTYTFPDVTRSDLQLDQYYPTSSALTDHAQWRPLHQVPEFATPAYESVTGRTSPAQSVHSESSYSSLIASSPYAQSDGYFQAPSPPDIKSEESLDQGRGNLYSVPGIPTDENQAHVDPSDIFTTLVQDGSMPRATSATPVKHDKADLQYLHNSWPLSVRSAPHSAHDSSTVGSSYVGDADARLKRAFTTAENSTCQCRQCGKMFQRVYNLRAHMMTHDPQREHPYVCEYRGCSRRFVRRTDLVRHEQSVHLKARNFACPMCQNAFARKDTLRRHVDEGCPNRPEVKKRIGRRRSSGGSTALVRPVNNIPHVGSFPVVKTEKE from the exons ATGAGCTTCTATCCTGCAGACCATTACAACAACGAAGACGACAGCATGGGAGACTGGAAGCATTATACTTATGAACAAATGAGACAGCCAGGCACCGCTCTGCACGACTCAGATGAAAAGTTCAACATTACCGATCCCAACTCCATGTACACTTCGATCGGGACCTCATCTCAGGATCCTTACCCCAGCTCCCAACCCATGACTTTACCAGCAGAGACTTGTAGTCTGGGTCTGGATTCACTCCAAACTCCCACTCAAGCAACGTTCAACAACCCACCATCTGCGCTGTCCACTCCGCACATTTCATCGAGCTGGGCCGTTCAACAGACACATCCCACATATACGTTCCCGGACGTCACACGGAGCGACTTACAGTTGGACCAGTACTACCCGACATCAAGCGCACTTACCGATCATGCTCAGTGGAGACCACTGCACCAAGTGCCAGAATTTGCGACGCCGGCTTACGAATCAGTTACGGGGCGCACATCGCCGGCGCAATCCGTGCACAGCGAAAGCTCCTACTCCTCTTTGATTGCTTCGTCACCATACGCACAGTCTGATGGATACTTCCAGGCGCCGAGTCCACCAGACATCAAATCTGAGGAGTCGCTCGACCAAGGCAGAGGCAATCTGTACTCTGTCCCTGGCATACCAACAGACGAGAACCAGGCCCACGTCGATCCCAGCGACATCTTCACAACACTTGTCCAAGATGGATCGATGCCCAGAGCTACGTCGGCGACACCGGTGAAACACGACAAAGCGGACCTACAATACCTACACAATTCATGGCCCTTGTCCGTGCGATCAGCGCCGCACAGCGCACACGACAGCAGCACGGTGGGCAGCTCGTACGTGGGTGATGCAGACGCTCGCCTGAAGAGGGCCTTCACGACAGCAGAGAACTCGACGTGCCAGTGCCGGCAATGTGGGAAAATGTTCCAGCGCGTATACAATCTGAGGGCACACATGATGACACACGACCCGCAACGAGAACATCCATACGTGTGCGAGTACCGTGGGTGCTCCAGGAGGTTTGTGCGACGGACAGATCTCGTTCGACATGAGCAAAGT GTTCATTTAAAGGCCCGCAACTTTGCTTGTCCAATGTGTCAGAATGCGTTCGCGCGCAAAGACACCCTCCGAAG GCATGTCGATGAAGGCTGTCCGAATCGACcggaggtgaagaagcgCATCGGCCGGCGGCGCAGTAGTGGAGGCAGCACAGCTCTGGTGCGACCAGTGAACAACATACCACATGTGGGCTCCTTTCCCGTGGTGAAGACAGAAAAAGAGTAG
- a CDS encoding uncharacterized protein (antiSMASH:Cluster_4), which translates to MVRRAPPVIPDIDDSERFDTVVRKLSTFFVQAIETPHEWDELRREVYPRELRSFVRYLVDDVQHEGIVSALLALKWHFDGLDDGEDRGVNETRGLACELVAWRFISHLTYRETIDYLCTDLPVHFGGPNMENGDLENAEQEPSLPDDQDEESPLLENSTAPVRRMDDSFYDEMQHHHTDTEQANFASTFANLSALEIAAVAGAKKFLSQRSIQYIIYGLWRGDIVFWSDVSTHSRKEAKVYRKHQSDPYARLRVPLYLKIFEVLFFAGFLALYYIVLIRKQASHITGAEVMLYVWLASFSYNELVEFKDAGLTFYATDFWSLWDLGIIFVGIAFFVARVIGLAHHDSYVNDIAFDILSVEALFLVPRICSLLSLHPYFGMLLPVLKAMTVEFLKFLSLVVIMFFGFSTCFSFLARGTYSFRAMNWILIKVFFGSSYLGFDVADQISPVLGPPIMLVFVALTNILLITSLISLLSNKLDKVMEHARDEYMFVYSVYVLEASTSNRLTYFYPVLNLLPLLLRPLRLVLSPQRLRAARIVLLKATHWPLVAMILLYERALTLLEDRRKTGSSAVQRSQNSPTSLRRPLYRKAPSMSRTSLLEEQPRTARSPAGLSAHGFTAASDSAERLNSVVADLHAQVQVLTDLLVKEKRLSADACK; encoded by the exons CCAGTCATCCCAGATATCGACGACAGTGAGAGGTTTGATACTGTGGTGCGGAAGCTTTCTAC cttcttcgtccagGCGATAGAAACCCCGCATGAGTGGGATGAACTTCGTCGCGAGGTCTATCCGCGAGAGCTGCGGTCTTTTGTGCGGTATCTGGTCGATGACGTACAGCATGAAGGCATCGTGAGCGCGCTGCT TGCGCTCAAGTGGCACTTCGATGGCCTCGATGATGGAGAGGATAGAGGCGTCAACGAGACGAGAGGTCTCGCGTGCGAGCTGGTTGCATG GCGCTTCATCAGCCATCTAACGTATCGCGAGACGATTGATTACCTGTGTACAGACTTACCTGTTCACTTTGGTGGCCCCAACATGGAGAACGGAGACCTGGAAAATGCTGAGCAAGAACCAAGTCTTCCTGATGACCAGGATGAAGAGAGTCCGCTCCTTGAGAACTCCACAGCGCCTGTGCGCCGAATGGATGATTCCTTCTACGACGAAATGCAACACCATCATACAGACACCGAGCAAGCGAATTTTGCGTCTACTTTCGCCAATCTCAGCGCGCTTGAAATAGCTGCGGTGGCGGGCGCGAAGAAATTCTTGAGCCAGAGGTCCATCCAGTACATCATCTATGGTCTTTGGAGAGGTGACATTGTGTTCTGGTCGGACGTCAGCACTCACTCTCGCAAAGAAGCCAAGGTGTACCGAAAACACCAGAGCGACCCATATGCTCGCCTCAGGGTCCCGCTCTACCTCAAGATCTTTGaagtgctcttcttcgcaggaTTCCTGGCGCTGTACTACATTGTTTTGATCAGGAAGCAAGCTTCGCACATCACCGGCGCTGAAGTCATGCTGTATGTCTGGCTTGCGTCCTTCTCTTACAATGAGCTCGTGGAGTTCAAGGATGCTGGTCTGACATTCTACGCTACCGATTTCTGGTCACTCTGGGATTTAGGAATCATCTTCGTTGGCATAGCATTCTTCGTCGCGAGAGTGATTGGTCTGGCGCACCACGATTCCTACGTCAACGACATCGCGTTCGACATTCTATCTGTCGAAGCCCTCTTCCTGGTACCAAG AATCTGCTCACTGCTGAGTCTACATCCATACTTTGGCATGCTTTTGCCTGTTCTCAAAGCCATG ACTGTCGAGTTTCTCAAGTTCCTTTCACTGGTTGTCATCATGTTCTTCG GATTCTCCACGTGCTTTAGCTTTCTGGCTCGAGGCACGTACAGCTTCCGCGCCATGAATTGGATCCTGATCAAAGTCTTCTTCGGCTCAAGCTATTTAGGATTC GATGTTGCGGACCAG ATCTCGCCCGTTCTAGGACCTCCGATCATGTTGGTCTTTGTCGCACTGACTAACATTCTGCTCATCACTTCTTTGATCTCGTTGCTCTCGAACAAGCTTGACAAG GTCATGGAGCATGCTCGGGACGAATACATGTTCGT CTACAGTGTCTACGTGCTGGAG GCTTCGACTTCTAACCGCCTGACCTACTTTTATCCTGTACTT AACCTGTTGCCTCTGTTGCTTCGGCCGCTGCGCTTGGTGTTGTCTCCGCAGCGACTGCGAGCTGCTCGCATCGTGCTGCTCAAAGCGACGCACTGGCCTCTAGTGGCCATGATCCTGCTGTATGAGAGGGCGCTTACGCTGCTGGAAGATCGACGGAAGACCGGCTCTTCTGCCGTTCAACGCAGTCAGAACTCCCCGACTTCCCTCCGCCGACCACTTTATCGAAAGGCGCCATCGATGTCTCGGACGTCGTTATTGGAAGAACAGCCGCGAACGGCACGATCGCCTGCAGGACTGTCTGCGCATGGTTTTACGGCGGCTAGCGATTCGGCTGAGAGGCTGAACTCTGTTGTGGCTGATCTACACGCGCAAGTTCAGGTGTTGACTGATCTTCTcgtcaaggagaagagacTGAGCGCAGATGCATGCAAATAA